The following proteins are co-located in the Apium graveolens cultivar Ventura chromosome 5, ASM990537v1, whole genome shotgun sequence genome:
- the LOC141660595 gene encoding uncharacterized protein LOC141660595, giving the protein MGKSWIFKDRDTLDYEIEVEEFLIFAEENASDPKRIPCPCKRCANFKKFAVKIIRGHLYENGFSLGYLNWIWHTQGSASRSSVNRNAPTPASTPTPAPTSTRAPIPSPGLASETVNVCDAAYNSSEYNNESYQFRRFMADVEQPLYEGSECTKLELMLKLHNWKARFGISDSAFNDLLSTVGSLLPKDNVMPPNAYEAKKTLSDLGLEYIKYHSCPNNCILYWGVNVDASECSKCRLSRWKLGKDGKIRINVLAKVMWYFPIITRFKRMFKSPSTSELMTWHSKQRIEDGKMRHPADSPSWRNIDYRWPAFGSDARNIRLALSADGINPHTNGLTNRYSCWPIVLVTYNLPPWLYMKRKFMMLTILVSGPHEPGNDVDVYLQPLIDDLKKLWEESEPNVYDAYTKSYFTLKAILLWTINDFPAYGNLSGCVNKGYICCPVCADDTVSKYLSHSRKMCYHGHRPYLARNHPYRKQNAAFNGQQELGQARQPLSGEEVLLQQDKIEFQFGEEVRKSKKVDCPWKKKSGFLELKYWKFHHVRHCLDVMHVEKNVCDSLIGTLLNMKPKSKDSEASRLDMIDMGDRADLAPQKGEKKLLTPFDF; this is encoded by the coding sequence ATGGGAAAATCTTGGATTTTCAAAGATAGGGACACACTTGACTATGAAATCGAGGTTGAAGAGTTTTTGATATTTGCCGAGGAAAATGCTAGTGATCCTAAAAGAATCCCCTGCCCCTGTAAAAGATGTGCTAACTTCAAAAAATTTGCAGTTAAGATTATCAGGGGACATTTATATGAAAATGGTTTTAGTCTGGGGTACCTTAATTGGATTTGGCATACACAAGGGTCTGCAAGTAGGTCATCAGTTAATAGAAATGCTCCGACCCCTGCATCTACGCCTACCCCTGCACCTACGTCTACCCGTGCACCGATACCTTCCCCTGGCCTTGCATCAGAAACAGTCAATGTTTGTGATGCTGCATATAATTCGAGTGAGTACAATAATGAGTCATATCAGTTTAGAAGATTTATGGCTGATGTTGAACAGCCTTTGTATGAGGGTAGTGAATGTACCAAGTTGGAGTTGATGCTAAAATTACACAATTGGAAAGCTAGGTTCGGAATTAGTGATAGTGCATTTAACGATTTGCTGTCTACCGTTGGCTCTCTCCTTCCTAAGGACAATGTGATGCCACCTAATGCATATGAAGCCAAGAAAACCTTATCCGACTTGGGCCTAGAATACATAAAATATCACTCATGTCCAAACAATTGCATACTATATTGGGGGGTAAATGTTGATGCTTCCGAGTGTTCTAAGTGTCGTTTATCTCGTTGGAAGTTAGGAAAGGATGGTAAAATAAGGATTAATGTTCTTGCTAAAGTAATGTGGTATTTTCCAATTATAACGAGATTCAAACGGATGTTTAAATCTCCTTCTACATCTGAACTAATGACCTGGCACTCAAAGCAACGAATAGAAGACGGAAAGATGCGGCATCCAGCCGACTCTCCTTCTTGGAGAAATATCGACTATAGGTGGCCTGCCTTCGGTAGTGATGCACGAAATATTCGTTTGGCGTTGTCTGCAGATGGTATAAACCCACATACTAACGGTCTAACCAATAGATACTCTTGTTGGCCAATAGTATTAGTGACTTATAATCTTCCTCCGTGGTTATATATGAAGAGAAAATTTATGATGCTAACAATTTTAGTTTCCGGTCCACATGAGCCTGGCAATGACGTTGACGTATATTTACAGCCTTTAATCGATGATTTAAAGAAGTTGTGGGAAGAAAGTGAACCAAATGTTTATGATGCATACACCAAGTCATATTTCACTTTAAAAGCAATTTTATTGTGGACAATAAATGACTTTCCTGCATATGGAAATCTGTCCGGATGTGTTAATAAAGGTTATATATGTTGTCCAGTATGCGCTGATGATACAGTTTCCAAGTATTTAAGCCATAGCAGGAAGATGTGTTACCATGGCCATCGGCCTTACTTGGCTAGGAATCATCCATATAGGAAGCAAAATGCCGCTTTTAATGGACAACAAGAATTAGGGCAGGCACGTCAACCTCTGTCTGGAGAAGAGGTTTTATTGCAGCAAGATAAAATTGAATTTCAGTTTGGGGAGGAAGTAAGGAAGTCAAAGAAGGTTGATTGTCCATGGAAGAAAAAGTCGGgttttttggaattaaaatattGGAAGTTTCACCATGTCCGTCATTGTTTAGATGTCATGCACGTCGAGAAGAACGTGTGTGATAGCTTGATCGGCACACTACTAAATATGAAACCTAAGTCTAAAGATAGTGAAGCTTCTCGTCTTGACATGATTGACATGGGGGATAGGGCTGATCTAGCTCCACAAAAAGGAGAAAAAAAACTACTTACCCCCTTCGATTTTTAA